A segment of the Balaenoptera musculus isolate JJ_BM4_2016_0621 chromosome 9, mBalMus1.pri.v3, whole genome shotgun sequence genome:
TGGGGCGTCCGTGGCAGGCTCAGGTGCGTCTGGGGCGTCCGTGGCAGGCTCAGGTGCGTCTGGGGCCTCCGTGGCAGGCTCAGGTGCGTCTGGGGCGTCCGTGGCAGGCTCAGGTGCGTCTGGGGCCTCCGTGGCAGGCTCAGGTGCGTCTGGGGCCTCCGTGGCAGGCTCAGGTGCGTCTGGGGCCTCCGTGGCAGGCTCAGGTGCGTCTAGGGCGTCCGTGGCAGGCTCAGGTGCGTCTGGGGCCTCCGTGGCAGGCTCAGGTGTGTCTGGGGCCTCCGTGGCAGGCTCAGGTGTGTCTGGGGCCTCCGTGGCAGGCTTGGAAGGGCCTGCATCTCCGTCCAAGGGTATCCGAGCATCTGCAGCTGGCTCCAGGACACCCAGATGGATCTGATCCAAGGCCAGAGAGTCTGAGCCTCCAGTGTGGTCTGGGTCCCTTTTCTCAGGCGCTGGCCTCAGTTCCAAAGTCTTGCCTCCTTTCTGTTGGGCTGTGGTGGCCATGGGCTCTGTCCCTAGGGTGTAGCCTGTGTCAGCCTGCAAGGCCTGAGGGCTGGCCTTGGTGGCAGATCCTTGGCAAGAGGGGAGGCCTGCATCCTGCAGGGGCAGGGGTGCTGTCAGGGCCACTTCTTCcggctggggctcagggctggcctCAGAGGCAGATCCCTGGACTGAGGGAAGGCCTGCATCCTGCAGGGGCGGGGATGCGGTCAGGTCCACTTCTGACTGGGGttcagggctggcctggggctcAGATCCCTGGACTGAGGGAAGGCCTGCATCCTGCAGGGGCGGGGATGCGGTCAGGTCCACTTCTTCCGACTGAGGCTCGGGGCTGGCCTTGGAGGAAGATCTCTGGACCAAAGGGAGGTCTGCATCCTGCAGGGGCTGGAATGCTGTCAGGTCCACTTCTTCCAactggggctcagggctggcctCGGAAGAAGATCCCTGGACCAAAGAGAGGCCTGCATCCTGCAGGGGCGGGGATGCCGTCAGGTCCACTTCTtctggctggggctcagggctggcctCGGAAGAAGATCCCTGGACCAAAGAGAGGCCTGCATCCTGCAGCGGCAAGGATGCCGTCAGGTCCACTTCTTCTGACTGGGGCTCGGGGCTGGTCTCGGAGGCAGATCCCTGGACCAAAGAGAGGCCTGCATCCTGCAGGGGCAAGGATGCCATCAGGTCCAGTTCTTCcggctggggctcagggctggtCTTGGAGGCAGATCCTTGGCCAGAGGAGAGGCCTGCATCCTGCAGGGGCAAGGATGCCATCAGGTCCACTTCcggctggggctcagggctggcctggggggcAGATCCCTGGCCATAGGGGAGGCCTGCATCCTGCAGGGACAAGGATGCCGTCAGGTCCACTTCTTCcggctggggctcagggctggcctggggggcAGATCCCTGGCCATAGGGGAGGTCTGCATCCTGCAGGGGCAAGGATGCCGTCAGGTCCACTTCTtctggctggggctcagggctggcctgggggaCAGATCCCTGGCCATAGGGGAGGTCTGCATTCTGCAGGGGCAAGGATGCCATCAGGTCCAGTTCTTCcggctggggctcagggctggcctggggggcAGATCCCTGGCCATAGGGGAGGTCTGCATCCTGCAGGGGCAAGGATGCCGTCAGGTCCACTTCTTCCGGCTGAggctcagggctggcctggggggcAGATCCCTGGCCATAGGGGAGGTCTGCATCCTGCAGGGGCAAGGATGCCGTCAGGTCCACTTCTtctggctggggctcagggctggcctgggggaCAGATCCCTGGCCATAGGGGAGGTCTGCATCCTGCAGGGGCAAGGATGCCGTCAGGTCCACTTCTtctggctggggctcagggctggcctgggggaCAGATCCCTGGCCATAGGAGAGGTCTGCATCCTGCAGGGGCAAGGATGCCGTCAGGTCCACTTCTtctggctggggctcagggctggcctggggctcAGATCCCTGGCCATAGGGGAGGTCTGCATCCTGCAGGGGCAAGGATGCCATCAGGTCCACTTCTtctggctggggctcagggctggcctggggctcAGATCCCTGGCCATAGGAGAGGTCTGCATCCTGCAGGGGCAAGGATGCCGTCAGGTCCACTTCTtctggctggggctcagggctggcctggggctcAGATCCCTGGCCATAGGGGAGGTCTGCATCCTGCAGGGGCAAGGATGCCGTCAGGTCCACTTCTtctggctggggctcagggctggcctggggctcAAATCCCTGGCCAGTGGGGAGGTCTGCATCCTGCAGGGGCAAGGATGCCGTCAGGTCCACTTCTTCcggctggggctcagggctggcctggggggcAGATCCCTGGCCATAGGGGAGGTCTGCGTCCTGCAGGGACAAGGATGCCGTCAGGTCCACTTCTtctggctggggctcagggctggcctggggggcAGATCCCTGGCCATAGGGGAGGTCTGCATTCTGCAGGGACAAGGATGCCGTCAGGTCCACTTCTtctggctggggctcagggctggcctggggggcAGATCCCTGGCCATAGGGGAGGTCTGCATCCTGCAGGGGCAAGGATGCCGTCAGGTCCACTTCTtctggctggggctcagggctggcctgggggaCAGATCCCTGGCCATAGGGGAGGTCTGCATCCTGCAGGGGCAAGGATGCCGTCAGGTCCACTTCTtctggctggggctcagggctggcctgggggaCAGATCCCTGGCCATAGGAGAGGTCTGCATCCTGCAGGGGCAAGGATGCCGTCAGGTCCACTTCTtctggctggggctcagggctggcctggggctcAGATCCCTGGCCATAGGGGAGGTCTGCATCCTGCAGGGGCAAGGATGCCGTCAGGTCCACTTCTtctggctggggctcagggctggcctggggctcAGATCCCTGGCCATAGGAGAGGTCTGCATCCTGCAGGGGCAAGGATGCCGTCAGGTCCACTTCTtctggctggggctcagggctggcctggggctcAGATCCCTGGCCATAGGGGAGGTCTGCATCCTGCAGGGGCAAGGATGCCGTCAGGTCCACTTCTtctggctggggctcagggctggcctggggctcAAATCCCTGGCCAGTGGGGAGGTCTGCATCCTGCAGGGGCAAGGATGCCGTCAGGTCCACTTCTTCcggctggggctcagggctggcctggggggcAGATCCCTGGCCATAGGGGAGGTCTGCGTCCTGCAGGGACAAGGATGCCGTCAGGTCCACTTCTtctggctggggctcagggctggcctggggggcAGATCCCTGGCCATAGGGGAGGTCTGCATTCTGCAGGGACAAGGATGCCGTCAGGTCCACTTCTtctggctggggctcagggctggcctgggggcaGATCCCTGGCCATAGGGGAGGTCTGCATTCTGCAGGGACAAGGATGCCGTCAGGTCCACTTCTtctggctggggctcagggctggcctggggggcAGATCCCTGGCCATAGGGGAGGTCTGCATTCTGCAGGGACAAGGATGCCGTCAGGTCCACTTCTtctggctggggctcagggctggcctggggggcAGATCCCTGGCCATAGGGGAGGTCTGCATTCTGCAGGGGCAAGGATGCCGTCAGGTCCACTTCTTCCGGCTGAggctcagggctggcctggggctcAAATCCCTGGCCAGTGGGGAGGTCTGCATCCTGCAGGGGCAAGGATGCCGTCAGGTCCACTTCTTCcggctggggctcagggctggcctggggggcAGATCCCTGGCCATAGGAGAGGTCTGCATCCTGCAGGGGCAAGGATGCCGTCAGGTCCACTTCTTCcggctggggctcagggctgcCTGCAGCGGCAAACCCCTGGCCTGTTTCTTCCTTCAGGTTCTGCAGAGAGTCGAGGCCCGCCTCTGCCTTCGAAGTCTGGGGCTCTAAGCCTAAGGCAGCGCCGCGTCCCTCCTGCAGGGACTGAGGTGTGATTGTGGCAACAGGTGGTGCCATGGTGGAGCCTGCCTCTGCTGCCCAGGCCTGAGGGGTCACCCCAGTGAGGCCTGGGGCATTCTGTGGGGCCTGAGGGGCCATAGCAGCAGCGGACACCTGGCCTGGAGCGGGGCCCACCTCGGTTATATCGGAGATGGGTTCCTGGCTCTTGGCAGCCCGGCCAACCTCTCCCTCGGACACCCCAAGAGTGGGCTCTGGGCCCCAGGAGGCGGCCTCACCAGGGCTGTCCTGGAGCAGGGTGGCGGGCTGTGCGTGGGGCTCCCCGCTGTACAGTCTCTCATCATCACCCCCCGCGTAGGAGGCCGAGTCGGGGTCAGAGGAGGCGTCCGAGGTGTCATCTCGGAAGGCGAAGGCCTCGTCCACGCCCTCAGTGATGGACAGGTCGGACAGCGACTGCAGGGAGGACGCGAACGTGCTGTCGTCCTCGCCCTCCCCGGCCAGGTCCCCTCGGGGCAGGGGGGCCTCCtgctcgtcctcctcctcctgctcctcttcctgcccctccGCCTCTTCCTCGGGGGGCAGCGGCGTCACCTCTACAGCCTCCACCTGGAAGATGAGGCTGCCCTGGAAGGGCAGGAGGGACGCAGGGATCATCGGGTCATTGGCCAGGAAGTCCAGCTCGAAGAAGTGGCCCTCCTGGCCCCAGGAAGAGCTGCTGTCTGCCGAGAGGCTGGACTCTGGGGACGAGGTGTCCGGGGTCCCGGCAGGGGGCAGCTCCCTCTCATCGGCCACAGAGCCAGGTGGGGAGAAGCCCCAGCCTGAGGGCACGTCCAGCTCTTCAGCCGGGGCCTGCAGGCTCACGGAGCAGGATGCGGACGAGGCCCAGCTGTCCCCGTCCGCCGTGATGTAGGAGCCTGAGGGCGAGGCTGGCGGCGAGTCCCCCAGCTCAGCCTGGGCATCCTGGGCATCCCTGTGGGGCCCGGGGCCAGGGAGCAGGGTGGAGGCTGTCTCGGtcggggtggagggaggggtgaagTAGGAATCGGAGTCTGGCGCAGGGAAAGGCACAGGAGGGTCACCCTGAGAACACAACTCGGGGGGTGGGTTCAGGCTGGCGTGCCCACCCTCCCAGTCCCTGAGCTCTGGCAGGGTTGCCCTGGGCAGTGGGGATGCCCGGCACGTCTCTTCGCCCATCACAATCCGGGGctccagggaggctgggagaggaccTTCAGCAGGCCGAGCCTCggggggccctgggctggggccgCCCTCTGCCTGGACTGCCCAGGCCGAGGGGGCGCGTCCCGGCCCTGCATCCCAGCTGGCTCCGTCAGGTGGGGGCCGGGCACCCGGCTTGCTGGGCAGGAACGTGAGAGCCAGGGCACTGGGCTCAGGGGTCAGGACACAGTGCTCCAGCTGGTCCCCCCTCGGGGTGGTAGCCGCAGCCGCATCGCAGGACAGATCTGTGGAGAGAGAAGGGCGTGAGAAGGGCAGGCATCTTGCCTGAGAAGCAGCTCCCAGCCTGCAGCCGTCCCTCCCTCAGACGGGAGTTGAGCACAGGGCTGGGGGCCTGCGGGGGTGGG
Coding sequences within it:
- the NACAD gene encoding NAC-alpha domain-containing protein 1, which encodes MPGEAARAELLLPETGGTGPRTDLSCDAAAATTPRGDQLEHCVLTPEPSALALTFLPSKPGARPPPDGASWDAGPGRAPSAWAVQAEGGPSPGPPEARPAEGPLPASLEPRIVMGEETCRASPLPRATLPELRDWEGGHASLNPPPELCSQGDPPVPFPAPDSDSYFTPPSTPTETASTLLPGPGPHRDAQDAQAELGDSPPASPSGSYITADGDSWASSASCSVSLQAPAEELDVPSGWGFSPPGSVADERELPPAGTPDTSSPESSLSADSSSSWGQEGHFFELDFLANDPMIPASLLPFQGSLIFQVEAVEVTPLPPEEEAEGQEEEQEEEDEQEAPLPRGDLAGEGEDDSTFASSLQSLSDLSITEGVDEAFAFRDDTSDASSDPDSASYAGGDDERLYSGEPHAQPATLLQDSPGEAASWGPEPTLGVSEGEVGRAAKSQEPISDITEVGPAPGQVSAAAMAPQAPQNAPGLTGVTPQAWAAEAGSTMAPPVATITPQSLQEGRGAALGLEPQTSKAEAGLDSLQNLKEETGQGFAAAGSPEPQPEEVDLTASLPLQDADLSYGQGSAPQASPEPQPEEVDLTASLPLQDADLPTGQGFEPQASPEPQPEEVDLTASLPLQNADLPYGQGSAPQASPEPQPEEVDLTASLSLQNADLPYGQGSAPQASPEPQPEEVDLTASLSLQNNADLPYGQGSAPQASPEPQPEEVDLTASLSLQDADLPYGQGSAPQASPEPQPEEVDLTASLPLQDADLPTGQGFEPQASPEPQPEEVDLTASLPLQDADLPYGQGSEPQASPEPQPEEVDLTASLPLQDADLSYGQGSEPQASPEPQPEEVDLTASLPLQDADLPYGQGSEPQASPEPQPEEVDLTASLPLQDADLSYGQGSVPQASPEPQPEEVDLTASLPLQDADLPYGQGSVPQASPEPQPEEVDLTASLPLQDADLPYGQGSAPQASPEPQPEEVDLTASLSLQNADLPYGQGSAPQASPEPQPEEVDLTASLSLQDADLPYGQGSAPQASPEPQPEEVDLTASLPLQDADLPTGQGFEPQASPEPQPEEVDLTASLPLQDADLPYGQGSEPQASPEPQPEEVDLTASLPLQDADLSYGQGSEPQASPEPQPEEVDLMASLPLQDADLPYGQGSEPQASPEPQPEEVDLTASLPLQDADLSYGQGSVPQASPEPQPEEVDLTASLPLQDADLPYGQGSVPQASPEPQPEEVDLTASLPLQDADLPYGQGSAPQASPEPQPEEVDLTASLPLQDADLPYGQGSAPQASPEPQPEELDLMASLPLQNADLPYGQGSVPQASPEPQPEEVDLTASLPLQDADLPYGQGSAPQASPEPQPEEVDLTASLSLQDAGLPYGQGSAPQASPEPQPEVDLMASLPLQDAGLSSGQGSASKTSPEPQPEELDLMASLPLQDAGLSLVQGSASETSPEPQSEEVDLTASLPLQDAGLSLVQGSSSEASPEPQPEEVDLTASPPLQDAGLSLVQGSSSEASPEPQLEEVDLTAFQPLQDADLPLVQRSSSKASPEPQSEEVDLTASPPLQDAGLPSVQGSEPQASPEPQSEVDLTASPPLQDAGLPSVQGSASEASPEPQPEEVALTAPLPLQDAGLPSCQGSATKASPQALQADTGYTLGTEPMATTAQQKGGKTLELRPAPEKRDPDHTGGSDSLALDQIHLGVLEPAADARIPLDGDAGPSKPATEAPDTPEPATEAPDTPEPATEAPDAPEPATDALDAPEPATEAPDAPEPATEAPDAPEPATEAPDAPEPATDAPDAPEPATEAPDAPEPATDAPDAPEPATDAPDAPEPATEAPDAPEPATEAPGPPEPDSSGEEVAKGLLAPERRACPDARVHGGDRAEPSSPLKEALGAENQGRGVLKAVVGSPEACPAASLEVGQVGPPSPVEEGRATLGPRLPVAVASEAGLGSCPESPSRAVPRRGGSCPKDPAPAFPLPSRQPEPVRGPHSREQAPAALGVLGASPPQPPQSPTGGLPSAPQDGIQGAESPAPGALMQTVPPPAAPPAPCPCQVPGEDLGEGEEPLGSLGLPPPRARAQRAVAAFSGTKNPPGAGQVSLPPHSPLLSPKAAPKGATHAKDLASRISPPCQVPRGSGLRSPAGPRGLPAAEQDDQDSLEEDSPQAPGSGQHSDSHGESSAELEEQDPSGPQTTPCPAQAPAGGGSEETVTKVKQSRSEKKARKAMSKLGLRQIQGVTRITIQKSRNILFVIAKPDVFKSPASDTYVVFGEAKIEDLSQQVHRAAAEKFKVPSEPSALVPESAPGPRVRPECKEEEEEEEDEEVDETGLELRDIELVMAQANVSRAKAVRALRDNQSDIVNAIMELTM